A region from the Saccharomonospora azurea NA-128 genome encodes:
- a CDS encoding metallopeptidase family protein, translated as MARGSRQRQRFRRDRHGRGLRGPLFPSTVPAASSRAEKFDALVLDALEPIEARWRHDLTELDVAVDEVPEVRMEIPSTQVDGVLLDGRVPLSRLVPAGVDRDGLPTRARIVLYRRPLEARAKDPTELSELVHDVLVEQVANYLGVEPDIIDGG; from the coding sequence ATGGCGAGAGGCTCGCGACAGCGGCAACGGTTCCGCCGCGACCGGCATGGTCGCGGTTTGAGGGGGCCGCTGTTCCCGTCCACGGTGCCTGCCGCGTCGAGCCGCGCGGAGAAGTTCGACGCTCTCGTCCTCGACGCGCTGGAACCGATCGAGGCCCGTTGGCGTCACGACCTCACCGAACTGGACGTGGCTGTCGACGAGGTACCGGAAGTGCGGATGGAGATTCCGTCCACGCAGGTCGACGGCGTGTTGCTGGACGGTCGGGTGCCCCTGTCGCGGCTGGTGCCCGCCGGGGTCGACCGCGACGGCCTGCCCACCCGGGCGAGGATCGTGCTGTACCGCCGCCCGTTGGAGGCCCGGGCCAAGGACCCGACGGAGCTCTCCGAACTCGTCCACGACGTCCTCGTGGAACAGGTGGCCAACTACCTCGGGGTGGAACCGGACATCATCGACGGTGGTTGA
- a CDS encoding WhiB family transcriptional regulator, with protein sequence MEWGGHPDDDLGVLTELFDVTDEQDWQERALCAQTDPEAFFPEKGGSTREAKRICQVCEVRDDCLEYALAHDERFGIWGGLSERERRKLKKRAV encoded by the coding sequence ATGGAGTGGGGTGGACACCCGGACGACGATCTGGGTGTGCTCACCGAGCTCTTCGACGTGACAGACGAGCAGGATTGGCAGGAGCGCGCTCTGTGCGCTCAGACCGATCCGGAGGCGTTCTTCCCGGAGAAGGGGGGCTCGACCCGGGAAGCGAAGCGGATCTGTCAGGTGTGCGAGGTCAGGGACGACTGCCTCGAATACGCCCTGGCTCACGACGAGCGGTTCGGCATCTGGGGCGGCCTCTCCGAACGGGAGCGGAGGAAGCTGAAGAAGCGCGCCGTGTGA